From Nitrosopumilus zosterae, the proteins below share one genomic window:
- a CDS encoding winged helix DNA-binding protein — translation MLVEIPEPEVILGVILAFIVGLGGLYIYYKIRPFIKNKNEVFDASQSERLEYYERQLIDMKIRLDALEIQGIEEKSEDPDIDLKQFLEKLAKSDVKEELVEEQIIPKIEHEKPISVPNISPIEHSNPTNYVLQLITNKAMTSRDIQITLKRSREHTSRLMKKLFEDGYVQRNTESKPYTYSITEKGLAKVEEVQTKHSIA, via the coding sequence ATGTTAGTAGAGATTCCTGAACCTGAAGTGATTTTAGGTGTGATTTTAGCCTTCATAGTGGGTTTGGGTGGATTGTATATCTACTATAAAATTAGACCATTTATTAAAAATAAGAATGAAGTGTTTGATGCATCACAATCTGAACGTCTAGAATATTATGAAAGACAGTTAATTGATATGAAAATACGCCTGGATGCATTAGAAATACAGGGAATTGAGGAAAAATCCGAAGATCCAGATATTGATCTAAAACAATTTCTAGAAAAACTAGCCAAAAGTGATGTAAAAGAGGAATTAGTAGAGGAACAAATTATCCCCAAAATTGAACATGAAAAACCAATTTCTGTGCCTAATATTTCACCTATAGAACATTCAAACCCAACAAACTATGTGTTGCAACTAATCACAAACAAAGCTATGACATCACGTGATATACAAATCACATTAAAGAGAAGTAGAGAACACACATCAAGACTTATGAAGAAATTATTTGAAGATGGTTATGTCCAAAGAAATACAGAATCAAAACCATATACTTATTCAATTACTGAAAAGGGTTTGGCAAAGGTTGAAGAAGTTCAAACCAAGCATTCTATCGCTTAA
- a CDS encoding geranylgeranylglyceryl/heptaprenylglyceryl phosphate synthase produces the protein MTKNQVETFLKSELKKKNALLFVLIDSEVSNLDESAKLAKDVEKIGASAILVGGSSATDQIEMAQVVKGIKKGIKIPIILFPGNVTGVVPDADAILFSSLMNSENPYFITQAQALGAPSVLKFGLEPLPTAYLVIGEGTSAWFVGAARGIPFEKPKIAAAYALAAQFLGMRFVYLEAGSGAKSNVTPEMVKTVRHAFNGFLIVGGGIKDVKTAESLVKAGADALVIGTFLEKGGSIKKLQEIAKVIQRSK, from the coding sequence ATGACTAAAAACCAAGTTGAAACGTTCCTAAAATCAGAATTAAAAAAGAAAAATGCGTTATTATTTGTATTAATCGATTCAGAAGTATCTAATCTTGATGAATCAGCCAAACTTGCCAAAGATGTTGAAAAGATAGGGGCATCAGCAATCTTGGTTGGTGGCTCCTCAGCCACTGATCAAATTGAGATGGCTCAAGTTGTCAAAGGAATAAAAAAAGGAATTAAAATTCCAATTATTCTGTTTCCTGGAAATGTTACTGGTGTTGTACCTGACGCAGATGCAATCTTGTTTAGTTCTTTAATGAATTCAGAAAATCCATACTTTATCACCCAAGCTCAAGCCTTAGGAGCTCCAAGCGTTCTAAAGTTTGGTTTGGAGCCACTTCCTACTGCCTATTTGGTAATAGGAGAAGGGACGTCTGCCTGGTTTGTAGGTGCAGCCAGAGGAATTCCATTTGAAAAACCAAAAATTGCGGCTGCATATGCATTAGCTGCCCAATTCCTTGGCATGAGGTTTGTTTATTTGGAAGCAGGCTCAGGAGCAAAATCAAATGTTACTCCTGAGATGGTTAAAACTGTCAGACATGCATTTAATGGATTTTTGATTGTTGGTGGGGGAATTAAAGATGTCAAAACAGCCGAAAGTTTAGTCAAAGCGGGGGCTGATGCTTTGGTTATTGGAACATTCCTTGAAAAAGGTGGAAGTATCAAAAAACTCCAAGAAATAGCAAAAGTAATTCAAAGAAGCAAGTAA
- a CDS encoding Cdc6/Cdc18 family protein: protein MSDPIDRMLDAAESGKSIIKNRDILHFTYIPNTILHRNSEQEKVTQSLLPILKQSRPSNLLVYGKPGTGKTLVVKKVLSKIQERVEKSNFPIKLVYSNSKDETTLYGLLVSLGRQLDLSEKELPSSGLATSEVFKRLLNKIDEGKLNAIFVIDEIDHLAQLVAKTGKDILYQLTRANERIKQGSLTLVGISNDLTFKEKLDPRVISSLGEEEIVFTNYNVEQIKKILEERIHESFIENSVEEPALNLCAALAGGEHGDARRAIDLIRVAGEIAERQQSEKVTIEHVREATQKIEENKEETSLKSYPLHEKLLILAIMKANGSSTGEIYSSYKNLCKIVGRDELTQRRITQMLSEIELSGIITGRLIHQGIHGRTKKYKLTVSSEMIKKTFKDDLTLQDIV from the coding sequence ATGTCTGATCCTATAGATAGAATGCTTGATGCAGCGGAATCTGGAAAATCAATTATTAAAAATAGGGATATTTTACATTTTACTTACATTCCAAATACTATTCTTCATAGAAATTCTGAACAAGAAAAAGTTACCCAATCATTATTACCAATTCTAAAACAATCCAGACCATCTAATCTTCTGGTTTATGGAAAACCAGGAACCGGAAAAACACTTGTAGTTAAAAAAGTACTCTCAAAAATTCAAGAAAGAGTTGAAAAATCTAATTTTCCAATTAAATTAGTATATTCAAACTCCAAAGATGAAACAACCCTTTATGGATTATTGGTAAGTTTAGGCAGACAATTAGACCTATCTGAAAAGGAATTACCATCAAGTGGATTGGCTACCAGTGAAGTTTTCAAAAGATTGCTTAATAAAATAGATGAGGGAAAATTAAATGCCATTTTTGTTATTGATGAGATTGATCATCTTGCTCAATTGGTGGCTAAAACCGGTAAGGATATTTTATATCAACTTACAAGGGCAAATGAGCGTATAAAACAAGGGTCTCTAACCTTAGTTGGAATTTCAAATGATTTGACGTTTAAAGAAAAACTGGATCCTAGAGTAATCAGTAGTCTTGGAGAAGAAGAGATAGTATTTACAAACTATAATGTAGAACAAATTAAAAAAATTCTTGAAGAAAGGATTCATGAATCCTTCATAGAGAATTCTGTTGAAGAACCAGCCCTAAATCTATGTGCGGCCTTAGCAGGAGGAGAACACGGTGATGCTAGAAGAGCAATTGATCTAATTCGTGTAGCAGGTGAGATTGCTGAGAGGCAACAATCTGAAAAAGTGACAATTGAGCATGTAAGGGAAGCCACCCAAAAAATTGAAGAAAATAAGGAGGAAACATCCCTCAAATCATATCCTCTCCATGAAAAATTGCTTATTCTAGCAATTATGAAGGCAAACGGCTCTTCAACAGGGGAAATATATTCTTCATACAAAAATCTCTGTAAAATAGTTGGGAGAGACGAGCTAACTCAAAGAAGAATCACACAAATGCTAAGCGAAATTGAACTATCTGGTATTATTACTGGAAGACTAATCCACCAAGGAATTCATGGAAGGACAAAAAAATACAAACTTACTGTCTCATCTGAAATGATAAAAAAAACATTCAAAGACGATTTAACTTTGCAAGACATTGTCTGA
- a CDS encoding AbrB/MazE/SpoVT family DNA-binding domain-containing protein, translating into MSVQDNEVLVKITSAGTISIPKQFRKYMDIQKGEYVKVILGKDRLLIRKVTIS; encoded by the coding sequence ATGTCTGTACAAGATAATGAAGTTTTAGTGAAAATCACTTCTGCAGGAACAATTTCAATTCCTAAACAATTTAGAAAATATATGGATATTCAGAAAGGTGAATACGTCAAGGTGATTCTTGGTAAAGATAGGTTGTTAATTAGAAAAGTAACTATTTCTTAG